GAAATTCTCTACAGCTTTGATGCCTCCTTTGGTCCCCCATTTCATCCCTTATATTCTTTCCACTCTGCATGCTCCCCTCACTCCCTTCACCACTAATCTGCTGCCACCTGTCCATTCTATTAGGATCCTCTCCAACAGACTCCTCCACCTCAATCCCCATCCTGTCCTTGTTGTTTCTGTCCCTCTTTGGGACACCTGAACTGGGGGTCCATCAGGACCAACTATGAGGTGCTCATCAATATCTATGTTGTTAAATATTGGTAACTAACGGTCTGTTTGTGTATTGCAGGAACACCTTAAACAAAGGGATCTGTCATTTGTATTCAGGTTACAGGTATAATCTTATTGTTACTTTGTTGCCACTGTTacattttcctcttttggtCATTGTGTGAGCTTTtgctatttttcttaatatcaaaatattctaGGGATGGTATTTGGAATACATGCAACCTTTTCAAATTGTATTCTAAAACTATATGTGGGAATGTACTCTTCTCATATATTTCTGTCTCTCTTTCTTCTGGATGGATCTTTCCTTATTACTATATTATATAGCCTTAAGAGTAGTTTGAGCACTAGTTGATAACAAGCCATCAGTAGAGATTTTTTGCGGGAGCAGTTTTAGGGATTCTTTCATAGTAGGTTTGGATCCGCTGGAGCTACGTACGAATGATGGTTATGATGTCTACCTCCTTATATGATGCAAAAATAACCTCACATTTGCTAGTGCTAATTGTGTTTTCATCACGTCATCCTAGATATAAACCCTCAAATTGCTACCGGTGTAACTTATTTGTTGGTTTTTAGAGTGCTAGCAAGTAGCAACACACTCTATTATTGGTTAGAATTAATCGAAAACTACAAAATCAAGAGAGACTCATTAAATAACAAGTGGTCCCCacaaaaaaatgtgatttcCTATAAATTTCAGCTAATTAGGAGTGTGTTCAAAAGAGTGTGTTAGAGAGAGTGTTGCTAACATTTCTCTTAAAATAATGCATGCACTGTTTGGTGGAGTGGAtttggaaagaaaagaaaggatatagTTGATGTGTTTGGAGTATAGCCTTTTTTCTTGATGTGCATTGGGGGTCTAAACCTAGTGTGGGGAGGGGTATGTATGCTGTAGTGCAGGCCAAAAAGTAACCCTGGATAATTCCTAGGAGGCTTGGATCAAGTAGTTCCCGAAGGCACTTGTTGTTAATTGAGCCAGAGTGTActttatatatatgcataaaccatttatattgttttctttGCAAACCTACCCTGCCAAACAATGccttgttcatttttttatgttgaaacTGTACTGGTTACCTCACAATgttactttctttttttgtttgttattttaccTTCGAAGGGTGCTGACAACTCAACACTTTATGGGTGTTGTGTCTTAGTTGAAGAACTAGTGCAAAAGCCCTCTGGATTGCTTTCTCTGATTTCTGATAAGCAGCCTTCTTACTCGTCTTTGAGACGGCATATATTAACCACTCAGAGATGTTACTGCATACTTTCAAGGCTCCCAGCTTTTGATTTGCTCTTTGGTGTATTGAATAGGTAGGTATATGTgatgtattaaatttttaaaggaTGGTCAGTAAACAGTAGGTCTGTTTTGCACTCCTTGTATGcatcaaaacattaaaaaagtaTTAAGTATTAATCTGTAGTACTTTTGAAACATTATATGTATGGTAGTATTTTGCGAAATTGAATTGTCAGTGTGCTCAACTAAGCATATTGATGTGAAGATAAACTCATAAGAGAAGGAATATTTGCACTTCATCAAATTAATGCATTATAAAACTAGTTGAGGGTTTAATGAACTcataataagatatttaaaagACGGCCAACATATGTACTTGCCTACTTGGGCAGAATATGCACACACATGTGCGCACACCCTCACATACACATCTTACCACAGTTTTCTGCAGGAAATAAAGAAATACTAACTGTGTTTAAATTGGTTGATCATAATATATGCTCACACGTTGTTTACTTATGCACGAGACTTAAAATTGTTTACTTTCTAGCATGATTGGAATTTGTGGTTTTATGATTTTTGCTTATTTCATTGTGCTAATATCTCTGTAGCATCTTCACACAAGAAAGGCTAGAGCGTTTGACAAAAGGTGTTGGAGATTTAAATTTAGAATTTGATGAAGGTAACCATAAGGAAGAAAACCTAGAGGGCTACTCAGACAGTGTTTTGGTGAGTGATGAACCAATAGAAGACAGACTTGGTGGAAATATGGTAATTTCTCAATCAAGAGTAGGAAAGTCTACACCTGAAAATATTGTGGATGATGGTCAACCAGAGCATCTAATGGTTGATGGGGAGCTGCAGCCTTATAAGGAGAGAATCAATTATGATGATGTCTTGCTTACTGATCCTGTAAATGATAGGACAACAGCCAAAGAAGATTCTGGCCCTGCAAATTCTGAAAATAGTGATCACTATGGAGATGCTTTTGGAACCAACAAACAATCAGAAGACAAACATTTACCTAATGCTATTTTGCCCCTCCTGCGCTATTGCCAGTATGAAAGCTCTGAATCTTCCTGCAGGTTCATGTCTCTGGAGCTTAATTGTTTTATTAAGAAATAAGTTTTGTTTTACTTCTGGTGTGTTTATTCTCTTTCTCTAGTATATATAGTGTGTTTGATCTTTTGTTGGAATGAAatggtctctctctctcttaaggAAAATGTTTGAATCCAAAGCTTGCTTTCATCCCTCCATTTTTGTTTATCCGTTTCTAAGTAGAACCTCCTTGACAGACATGCACAGGGATTGgagttctctctttttattaatGTCCTTGCTTTGTATGTGTTGTTCTTGTGATTCTTCTTTTGCCTTTatcatttgatttctttttcttcagagAATAACTTATTCGCCTTTTTCgttatatttcttatttattttgttccaataattttcaaaatttattaaaaaaatattatggtgATTTTGCAGTTATCTTATATAGGACAATTGTCCTGAATGAAATAATTGGCCCTTTCTACTTGGTGATTCATCTTAAACACATGTTCTGCCTTATTATGTAGTTTTCAAGGCTCGCCTTGTGAAGACCGAAATTTTAGGAGTGATGTTGATGATAATGAGACAGAAGAAGCATCTTTCTCCGGCCAAGAGGATTTAAACGACTTAAATGATATTCTTGAATGGGCCAAGGTTTGTAGTTTGACAAGCACATATAGCTGTTTTTGCCTTGTCAGTTGTCATTCATGAGGATATTTTGTAGCTGACGGTAATTTATCAATTCTCAGGAAAATAACCACGGACCACTACAAATTGTAAGCGAGTTTTACCGTTTAAGTTGCCCTGCCAGGGGCTCATCACTTACATTTCATCCTTTGGAGCACTTGCATCCCTTGGAATATCACAGATCAGCTGAGACAGTTCTACGTCTTGCTGGTTCAACAGTTGATTTGAAAACGTCAAGTACTGGTCTGGGATTAGCTGATGTATGTtgtcataataaatttttagtgGATAAGTTTGCTTCCATTTCTCTTTAGATTTGAAATTTCAGTATTCTAGGAAGCATTTTGTTTGATAGTCACATGTTTATGGTAAATACAGTACTTCATTGTTGTTTGTTAATCTCAGGCACACATTGCTCTTCTGGTGGAAGAGGCAAATGCATTATCTGTATGGGCTGTAGCTTGCTTGTGCGGTACATTGAGACttgaaaatgtatgttttattttatgcttATGTCCAAGACTTTATGAAATCTGTTTTGTTTCCATATATTGTTAACATCATCATGCTTAGATTTGGCAGCATCATTTCAAGGTTGAGCTTATATGCAGGTAGAGGGTTTTTTGTTGGGAGGGGGGGGATGGAGGAGAGGAGGAGGACTTCTGCTCTAGCTGTAACATGAGTGCTAACTTTATCATGATTTCAGCATTTAAGGAATTTGTGGATACATCTTTTACAAGTAAAATCTGTTATCTGTGGAGTTACTTCTTTATTAATAGCTATGGCTTCTATATTCAAGATGAAGATCTTGTAGGAATCGTTAACTTAATCACCTCTACTGTAAGCTAAATTAGAGACACAATAATGCATTTCCTAAAGTTGAAATGCAGTTAATAGTGATTGAAGTGTCATAGTTTCATAATGCCTGTATACGATTTGGTTTAATTGATTGTGTGGTCCTTCTGCACTCTGCAGGTGTTAACATTCTTTGCAGGAGTTCTACTAGAGAAGCAGATAGTTGTTGTCTGTTCTAATTTGGTATGTCTTGTACCtaaaattaagtttataatGATCTTGTGACAGTGATTAATGTATCCTATTCTTTTTATAATCACCATCATCTTTTGTAAAGTTATATGATCATTGGTTATATATGTTCCCCTGTTGTTAGGTCCCTGCATTATTAGGAACATTagtagttatatttttatttatatttcttctcATTGTTTTCCTTGCCTGGTACAAATTCTTGTGCATATGTTATTTTGCAGcttatttttaatgttaaagTCATGTCCATGATTTGATTATCTTGCAACAGTGTTCTTATTCTCTAGTTTTACAAATTAGTCATTCTCACAATgaaatatgcatatatataattatctgGATTAATATGGATAATTTTGCTTCACACTCAATCTTTAGGGAGATAATTTGGTAAATTTAACTGcaaaaatcatttatatttttccttggtacatattagaaataattttgctggctttatttatactttttaaaattttctttcatgaTCAGGGAATCCTATCTGCTTCAATTTTATCAGTTATTCCACTAATCCAGCCTTACCGGTGGCAAAGCCTGCTAATGCCAGTTtggtttctttctcttttctctattAAAGTGAATGTGAATTTTACGTgttaatatgttattaatttgtatatttcacCTTATGGTATTTGATGAGAACATGTTCTTCCAGGTTTTACCAAATGACATGCTTGAGTTTTTAGATGCACCTGTCCCTTATGTAGTGAGTATTCAGTTCTTTGCTTTAACTTATAAGAATATTATCTGCTTGAAGCAGGGCTCTGAGGTTGCTTttgcattttaaattattttgttcttttaaataCGTTCTCAGTGCTTTGCCCTTGCATTTGTCAATTTATTACTTGGTTATTGATATTGGATATAGAGGAGTTCTAGGAACACACTCTTACTAACACTCTCattggttaaaatatattgaaaattacaaaatcaggAGAGACTCATTAAATAGGATGTGCAACCCataattttttgtgattttcaataaacTTCAACCAATAAGAGAGTGTGTTAGAGAGTGTATTCTTAGCATTTTTCATTGGATATATTACTTTGAAGCTGGTCAAACTTTTAGCATACAttggaaaaaaaacattagatttGCTACTAGAGTGAGCAGTTTTAAATTTGGTTTCAAGTTCAACTGTTTTTTAACTTAATCTTTCAATTGATAATACCATTTGAGATGTCTCTGACTgcctacaaaattaatttataggtCGGTATTAAGAACAAGACCAGTGAACTTCAGTCAAAGTTTACCAATGTTATTCTGGTTGATGCTGATAGAAACCAGGTAAAAATCAAATCCTTTTTATCTCAACAATTTTTCTAACACTGGTATGCATaaacttttctttcttataaTTCTAAAGTCATTGCTTTAAATGAAGGAAAGCATTACTCTGcctattgttaatttttgtgcTACTGTATGGTAATGCTTTTTTATGTTTGCTTGTGAAATacattcaatttttatgtttttggttccttttttttacattcaagTTTTATAAATCTGTTGGCAAATTAACATTTTGGGCAATAACATAAAGAGGAAAGAATTATATGTTAATCAGAGAACAGTATATTTCTGTAATTATGTGTAATTATCCTTGTATTTATGACACCTAATATGAATATATGCTGTCATGTAATTCATCAAGTGTCTgttgttttctctctctttacaAGTTGATTAGAGAAATAGATGGGGTAGGACTTCTGTTGAAAAGATGGTAAGAACTCACCTTAGTTGGTTTGGGCATGTGTAGAGAAGATTTGTAGAAGCTCAAGTAAGGAGAGTAAATAAGATGGAGGTAGCTTAATTGCTAGATGGAAAGGAGGGAGATCGAGAAAAACTATAGGTGAAACCATTGAAAAGGATTTAGAGAACCTGTGTTTGCTTAGACCGTGTAGTGTGGCCATTCAATTTtagtaatttgataatttaatttgcAAGTTTGATTAATTAGTCAAATGATACTTCATTTGCTGACCGTGTAACCCATGGGAGAAAGAGAATTAAGAATTTGGAGGCTAGAGTTGAAGCTTAGGATTGATTAGGTAAAGTGGTTAGATGGGTTGAATATTTTATATCCTAAGTTCCTAATGATTTGTTGTGGGTTTGAAGATCACAGAAAGAGCTGCCTTCTAATTGCTGTTTTGTGTTTCTATGATTCCAAGACTGCTAGCCCTTTATTTTCACATACAACACAATTAATTGCTTTTCATGTGCTTATCTGCTAACATTAGTGTAGACACACAAggtttctttaatttcttatcACATTGCTATTATGTTGCAATAGGTGAAGTCACCAACAATACCCCAACTGCCAAGACAGAAAGAGCTAGTCTCTTCTTTACGTCCTTATCATGCAACTCTTGTAGGAGAAAGTTACTTGGGTAGGAGAAGACCAGTATATGAATGCACAGAAGTGCAGGTGAGCTCATTTTAATGAAATCATTATTATCCATTATTACTGTTCCTGATTTCCTCTTTATTGCTCTCTGTCTCTCTCATTCTTTACTTTTGGACTCCTTTGGTATCTTGATTAATTAGACTAGACACTAGTCATGCTTACATGTATTTTGTCAAAGCGACTTAATATCCATTTTGCAAGAAACATTTATCCAGTTTCTTAGTAGTTCATTTTGTGATGCATCCTcagatatttcttatttttcagtTGTTTCTGTCACACTTGGCAATGTCAAATTGTCTCAACATTTAAGTGTGTTCTCATGTGTGTTAGTTTCCCTACAGATTGAAGCTGCGAAGGGGTTCCTTTCAGTGTTAAGATCTTACTTGGATTCTCTTTGCTATAACATCCGTTCTCACACAATCACCAATGTACAATCCAATGATGATAAGGTCTGTGTTTTAGTCTCATCAACAAATCAAGTTAGACATTTTGATATTTATCTCAATTGTTTAAACCtctctgaaaaatgaaaataaggattTGACTGAGAATTGTAATTTATAACCAACTTGGACTTGGTCTTATATTTACCCCTAAAAAAGGATCAATTATGGATGGCTAATTTATACATGCCATATTCAAGTCAGTTCTTCatacttataatttttcctttgatCAAATAAAGCAGAGTGAAATTGTTTCCAATAACCACCTTAATTTGCTGATAATACTTTGTTGGTGATAATTTCAAGTTCAGTGATATGAGTGACCCAAGTCCTAGACCGTCTAGAGACAGCTAGATAAGCTTAGGTGTGCTATTTACATAATCCATCTAATTCTCAACTTTTATCTGTCACCTTTAGCCTCTTCTATCAAAATAATGATGTCTGGCTTTGCCTTCTGCTCAAGTTAATTGAAACAAgattatgtataattttaaaatttgtaactgaAAGGCATGCGTTAAAGTTCCATCATTTATAAACAATTCTTTGCATCGAATATAACATATTCTAGTCAGTATGAGGAAGATCTGAGATGATGGTTTGTACCTTCAGGTATCATTGCTTCTGAAGGAGAGTTTCATTGAGTCGTTCCCATATCGTGATCAGCCTTTTATGAAGGTTTGTTTCTTCTTGAGCTTACACCATACCTTGTGCTAAACTATATATgcaaaatttagtcaaattttcttttaaaattcaaaatggtcataattgACTTGCAAATTATCTCTGATTTCCTGCAGTTGAGTGCTACTCTAAAATCTGCACTTGGTTTGTAAATATTATTCAAACTTCCTGATTATTAATTTctcagattgcaactattgcaCAAAGCTGTATTTTCACAACTATTGCACTGTCTAAGCTGTATTTTGCTAAACttgtctttttaaaaataagcggACACTACCTTTCAGGCTGAGAACATGAAGAATTTGTTAAGTGAGTTTAACTGGAATAATCACATTGTAGGGACTAAGCTAGGTCTCCCTAATCAGCTGCAGTATTGCAGAGGGTTGGGAGTGGTTGTATTGCACTCAGGGTTTGACTTTATATTCAACTGTTGACCTTGTAAGTTGGTTCAATCATTTGTTTTTTCGGTGCTTCATAGTCATTGTGCATCGGCAAGCTTCATGTACTGCATCAAGTTGAGTTGGACAACCTTGAGTACAAATCTAGAGTGTTTTTTGTACACCTGGACGGTTGGACCATTTGGCTAGCATCTCAAGTGCACTCACTTAGGGAGTTGGCTTGTGCTAGTCTCCAGCAATGACAAACctgattttattgttattagaTGCACCAACCCATAAGTATGTGTGAGAACACGAGTGTGTTTAATGAGAAGCAAATTTTTCAAAGTCAATTGAACATATGCATATTATGGTTGCATTCTCAAATCAATTTAAGCTTGTTTTGTCTAATTTGCGTTATTTAGatgataaaaaatttctatattAACTGAGATCTTTCTGTTTTGGTATTTGTATTCAGACTACTAATTCtgttttctgtatttttttatcccttTGTTGCCTTGTGATAAACAGCTTTTCGTGGATACACAGCTTTTTTCTGTACATACAGAccttgttctttctttcttacaAAAGGAATAGGGTTGCCATGCAAAACATTATggtaatatatattgttttgcTTCAAGCTTGAACGCAAGTTCAGTGTTGTATAATTTTCCTAAATTGGGTTTAAAATTTTCTCCCTTTATCCAATCCAGTCTCTGCCCCCAAAACGATCCCCGGGCACCTTTTTCTTAGGCTTTGTGCGTCTGCGGTACCTGTAAATACATATTTGAATGTTGTATTCAAGCCTAGCTAAAAGAGTTACAAGGGTTTCAttctatgtaatttttttcttccatgcaaCAAAACTAAGAGATGATTAATCTTATGCTCCTAAGACTGTTATCCGGATTTGATAGCTGTTTGTTTCCGTGAGTTCATTCCAGATAGTCCGTGTTTGTGCACTTCATAGCAGAGATGGGAATTTATTTATCcccttttataaaaaattagtccCCTCGCCCTTCCCCTAAATTTGCTTCAGTTTCACGCGATTTAAATATAGTCAAGGCAGAGGGCTCTGTTAGCAAGAATTATACAAAAAATAGTGAATAGtattcaaattttcaatatattatataactttaaaattattaaaatttattttcttaatttctttttacctaacattttcatttaagaaaaataaggaatGACTTTTTAGCTAATGATCTCTTATTCTAATGTGAGAGTGGGTTTAAGAAATCGatttattatattcattattttttatatcaggagaaattattaaacaattaaggatatttttgtaaaaagaaattaatacaacAAACAATTGaaagaaaacctaaaaaatgaactaaagtaaacttctcaaaatatttctataaaatGAACCAGATTTAATATATTGCTCTGAGAAGAAATCTCAATAATAACTGTTACCAACGCCTTTAACTAATCATAGTAATAGTAATTGatgaggaaaaaaaagttatgtttGAAAAGTAAATGGGTAGTAGATAGAACCTCTTTTGAACTTGTTCCCTTTCATAAATTGCTTTATATgaacataattttcaaattaaatactCAGAGATCGCAAGATTAttgaaaataagtttaaaagcGAGTCGCATACAATGTGAAACTCTATAATACTTTTTCACTCTTGATTATACTAAACTTTAAAAGGATGAGAAGAAGAGAAGGCCAATAGCTAATTTCTCGAACTTAAGTTTTGTATCCAAATTTAACGTCTTGAATTTGCACTAGTGCGGAGATTTTGCCCCCAGTTGGCATTACACAAAGATACAAGTTGCAATTGCAAGTTGGAGACATAATCAGTATTGAGTATTCACAAAGCGTGGGTTGTGTCATGTGTGGACGCAAGACAGAGGTCCAATTGCAAGTCCAAGATGTGGAAGTTCTGTTTGATTCAAAACCAGAATGCTACAGCAAAGATGCCGGGATTTGCCCTTCTGGTTGTTACATTAATGGAAACATTTGATGTGTCCCTGCTAGGGACCTTTTACTTCTTAAATGTGT
This region of Glycine soja cultivar W05 chromosome 17, ASM419377v2, whole genome shotgun sequence genomic DNA includes:
- the LOC114393383 gene encoding uncharacterized protein LOC114393383 codes for the protein MTGISKEEGSASPSWGASFFMQTREEVARAVAAAVNPPMSSKDDNSGSQLQRLQYQVAKMLKGFSHPPDVETTNYNPEILTSLKRQWAANFQLQYMDHRSWKEPSRLFESMVVVGLPPNCDVQALQRKYVDRKFEGSGKLRSALGYQNQSRVEPNIEPQVLFVYPPEKQLPLKCKDLLSFCFPGGLEVRAVERTPSMSELNEILYGQEHLKQRDLSFVFRLQGADNSTLYGCCVLVEELVQKPSGLLSLISDKQPSYSSLRRHILTTQRCYCILSRLPAFDLLFGVLNSIFTQERLERLTKGVGDLNLEFDEGNHKEENLEGYSDSVLVSDEPIEDRLGGNMVISQSRVGKSTPENIVDDGQPEHLMVDGELQPYKERINYDDVLLTDPVNDRTTAKEDSGPANSENSDHYGDAFGTNKQSEDKHLPNAILPLLRYCQYESSESSCSFQGSPCEDRNFRSDVDDNETEEASFSGQEDLNDLNDILEWAKENNHGPLQIVSEFYRLSCPARGSSLTFHPLEHLHPLEYHRSAETVLRLAGSTVDLKTSSTGLGLADAHIALLVEEANALSVWAVACLCGTLRLENVLTFFAGVLLEKQIVVVCSNLGILSASILSVIPLIQPYRWQSLLMPVLPNDMLEFLDAPVPYVVGIKNKTSELQSKFTNVILVDADRNQVKSPTIPQLPRQKELVSSLRPYHATLVGESYLGRRRPVYECTEVQIEAAKGFLSVLRSYLDSLCYNIRSHTITNVQSNDDKVSLLLKESFIESFPYRDQPFMKLFVDTQLFSVHTDLVLSFLQKE